AATTCTTCTTTTGCCGAAAATGTCCTGAGTAAAAGAGGGCAAAACTGAAACTGCCCTTTTTTACTTTTCCTCCGTGGCCGCTTTTTCCCACCTCCAAACATTTACACCTGTCCAGCTGGAAATGTTATAACAGAAAACCTGGTAAATCAGGCAATCCTTGACTATGTATGAAATATATTAGTTATGGTCATGATAAAGTAAGTAATTTTCACTTTTTACGGCCATAACGGTTATAACAGCATGGGTGGAGTTTTGGAGGTAGGCAATAGATGGATGAGAACCTAAAGATTGATTTAGGTCGAAAAAGCATCGGTTTCTTCCTGGTGTTGTTCCTCTTTTCAGCTCCGGCCGCAGGTAAAGGACTGAACAATCTCCAGGAGAAAACCCTTTACGATCTTTTGCGGCCGGTGGTGAAGACGGTCATGCTGACGGTCGAGCCCGACCCGGCGGGCGTAGTAGCAAACGAACCTCCTGGCCGGGTGGAACCCACGGGTCCGCCCGCCGCAAACGGGGAGGACGACAACCGTGCTCTTTACCGCATCTGTTGGGGCGACACCTGCTGGTCGATTGCCCGGCGCCACGGTATGAGTCTTAATGAACTGACGGCGCTCAACCCTGGCTTAAATCCGGAAAAGATTAAATCCGGTGATTATATATTCGTGCGTCGGATGACGACGGTGGCGACCAGTCGGGGACGGAGTGGGCCGCGCAGTTTACCGTTGGCTTTATCCCATCCGCTGCCGGGCGGGCGCTTGACGTCCCGGTACGGAAAACGGTGGGGCCGGATGCACTGGGGAATTGACCTGGCCGCCCCGGCCGGGACGCCGGTGCGCGCCGCCGCGGCCGGAATTGTCACTTTTTCCGGGTGGCAAAACGGATACGGCTTGATCGTGGTGCTTGATCATGGTTCCTACCAAACCAAATACGCCCATAATACGGAAAATTTGGTGCGGGTTGGCGATGAAGTCAGGCGGGGCCAGCCCATCGCCAAAGTAGGAAAAACCGGTAACGCCACGGGGAACCATCTCCATTTTGAACTGGTGATCAACGGCGAAAGAGTCGATCCCTTGCTCTATCTTTAATAACCTCCCAACCTTCTTTTTTTTTCCCTAAAATTAACCAAAAAAGTGCTTGCTTCTTGGCGTAAGAAGGTTTAAAATAAAGACGAAGGTCAGGAAAGGTCAGAAAAGGGGTGGTTGCCAAGATGAGTTCGCTTTCTGACCTCATCGAGCAGTATCTCCAGGATCTGTTGGCGAAAAGAGACAGCATTGAGATTCAACG
This is a stretch of genomic DNA from Capillibacterium thermochitinicola. It encodes these proteins:
- a CDS encoding peptidoglycan DD-metalloendopeptidase family protein; protein product: MDENLKIDLGRKSIGFFLVLFLFSAPAAGKGLNNLQEKTLYDLLRPVVKTVMLTVEPDPAGVVANEPPGRVEPTGPPAANGEDDNRALYRICWGDTCWSIARRHGMSLNELTALNPGLNPEKIKSGDYIFVRRMTTVATSRGRSGPRSLPLALSHPLPGGRLTSRYGKRWGRMHWGIDLAAPAGTPVRAAAAGIVTFSGWQNGYGLIVVLDHGSYQTKYAHNTENLVRVGDEVRRGQPIAKVGKTGNATGNHLHFELVINGERVDPLLYL